The Chryseobacterium geocarposphaerae genome window below encodes:
- a CDS encoding ferritin-like domain-containing protein: MATKTAENNNSSTAVSEKKNMTIDNASVDAKEMKNAPLHKFFVSALKDIYYAENAIVDALEKMQEAATTEELKDAFEDHQLQTKKHISRLEKIFKLIDEKPEKKECEAIKGIIKEGEEVIKSTEEGSMTRDAALIIAAQKVEHYEIATYGGLAQLAITMGHDKAADLLEKTLQEEEETDENLTDIAETFINFDAEQED; the protein is encoded by the coding sequence ATGGCAACAAAAACAGCAGAAAATAATAACAGCAGCACAGCCGTATCAGAGAAAAAAAATATGACGATAGATAATGCATCTGTAGATGCAAAAGAGATGAAAAATGCTCCGCTTCATAAGTTTTTTGTATCCGCACTTAAGGATATTTATTATGCAGAAAATGCAATTGTTGATGCTCTTGAAAAAATGCAGGAAGCAGCAACGACCGAAGAGCTTAAAGATGCATTTGAAGATCACCAGTTGCAGACCAAAAAACACATCAGCAGATTAGAAAAGATTTTTAAACTGATAGATGAAAAACCTGAGAAAAAAGAATGCGAAGCGATTAAAGGGATTATCAAAGAAGGAGAAGAAGTTATAAAATCTACCGAAGAAGGTTCTATGACAAGAGATGCAGCACTCATTATTGCAGCACAAAAAGTGGAACATTATGAAATAGCTACTTATGGAGGGCTAGCTCAGCTGGCTATCACAATGGGACATGATAAAGCTGCAGATCTTCTGGAAAAAACACTACAGGAAGAAGAAGAAACGGATGAGAATCTTACAGACATTGCAGAGACATTCATCAATTTTGACGCAGAACAGGAAGATTAA
- a CDS encoding KGG domain-containing protein, giving the protein MNTRNSKNRSSRGSSSSNLEEVYQLGYDHGYNDASRDEDYDDDFTEYEDYFDDDYENSYDDDDDDYDNYDDEDDYDNDDDDYDDEYDDEDDDDNRGRSGNRNQQRDSQGRFTSGGGRGGSRGRSGSGSGSRSGGRGRSSGNGSSRRGFASMSKAERTRIARMGGQASHGGGRSSGSGSGSSSGRSGNGRGSNSRSGGNSGSGRGSNSGSGTSRRGFASMSKAERTRIARMGGQASHGGGRSSGSGRSGFGGRRNS; this is encoded by the coding sequence ATGAACACTAGAAATTCAAAAAATCGTAGTTCAAGAGGAAGTTCATCCAGCAATCTTGAAGAAGTTTACCAACTAGGGTATGATCATGGTTATAATGATGCATCAAGAGATGAAGATTATGACGATGATTTCACAGAATATGAAGATTATTTCGATGATGACTATGAAAATAGTTATGATGACGACGATGATGATTATGATAACTACGATGATGAAGATGATTATGATAATGACGACGATGATTATGATGATGAATACGACGATGAAGATGACGACGATAATAGAGGAAGAAGCGGTAACAGAAACCAGCAAAGAGACAGCCAGGGAAGATTTACTTCCGGAGGCGGTAGAGGTGGTTCCCGTGGACGTTCCGGTTCTGGTTCGGGATCAAGATCAGGAGGTAGAGGCAGGTCATCAGGAAATGGTTCTTCAAGAAGAGGCTTTGCTTCTATGAGTAAAGCAGAACGTACAAGAATTGCCCGTATGGGAGGCCAGGCTTCTCATGGTGGCGGAAGATCTTCCGGTTCGGGTTCAGGCTCCAGTTCAGGAAGATCAGGAAATGGAAGAGGTTCCAACTCAAGATCAGGAGGTAACAGCGGTTCAGGTCGAGGTTCCAATTCCGGCTCAGGAACATCAAGAAGAGGTTTTGCTTCTATGAGTAAAGCAGAACGTACAAGAATCGCCCGTATGGGAGGCCAGGCTTCTCATGGTGGCGGAAGATCTTCAGGTTCTGGTAGATCCGGATTTGGCGGTAGACGAAATTCATAA
- a CDS encoding lysozyme: protein MKTSQKGINLILSFEGFSAKPYLDSAGIPTIGYGNTYYPEGKKVTMKDPSISKEKGVELFSSVLPTYEKIVNNKIRVALTQNQFDALVSHTYNTGGSDTLFSLINKKADPETIKNWFVSKYITAGGKLLNGLIRRRKAEADLFFSK, encoded by the coding sequence ATGAAAACATCACAAAAAGGTATAAACCTAATTTTATCATTTGAAGGTTTCAGTGCTAAACCCTATCTGGATTCAGCAGGGATTCCGACCATAGGCTATGGAAATACATATTATCCCGAGGGGAAAAAAGTGACCATGAAAGATCCTTCAATTAGTAAAGAAAAAGGAGTAGAATTATTTTCATCTGTTTTACCAACTTATGAAAAGATTGTCAATAATAAAATTAGAGTAGCACTTACCCAAAATCAATTTGATGCTCTTGTATCTCATACCTATAATACCGGAGGATCTGATACACTATTTTCTTTGATTAATAAAAAAGCAGATCCGGAAACCATTAAAAATTGGTTTGTTTCTAAATACATTACCGCAGGTGGTAAGCTCTTAAATGGACTGATCCGGAGAAGAAAAGCCGAAGCTGATTTGTTCTTTTCCAAATAA
- a CDS encoding ATP-binding protein, with product MELIQIQKLFTHLEEVITWRINNPSEDFSIGAPEFIAKDHKGFPLGEYISAKEFTHQEVIILLIALLPKLDPSLLKRIYLELPTSALFDYCATNENGRLFYPTVQAVQYVLGGESISERLKALDHFNPDSVLIKNELIAVQGYTSINSPIHVYEDAFNTIIFGVELLPKMSNDFPAEQINTSRSWTDLILPQNTLNELQTIEAWYNSSQILMEDWGMEKKLKPGFRVLFYGDPGTGKTLAASLLGKYTKRPVFRVDVSMLVSKYIGETEKQLAKLFDKAENKNWILFFDEADAIFGKRTNVRDAHDKYANQEVSYLLQRIETFSGLIILASNFKNNMDKAFTRRFHSCIKFNNPKREERLRIWQHNLPEQLQLEDIDLEEIARRYELTGSNIMNVIQDVSLKAIASKAPDYRVSLEMLLESIKKEYVKEDKIFS from the coding sequence ATGGAACTCATTCAGATACAAAAATTATTTACTCATTTAGAAGAGGTTATTACATGGCGTATAAACAATCCTTCAGAAGATTTTAGCATAGGAGCACCTGAATTTATAGCTAAAGATCATAAAGGCTTTCCATTAGGAGAGTATATTTCAGCAAAAGAATTTACCCATCAGGAAGTTATTATTCTCTTAATAGCTTTATTACCAAAGCTGGATCCATCATTGCTGAAACGGATTTATTTAGAACTCCCAACGAGTGCATTGTTTGATTATTGTGCAACCAATGAAAACGGAAGACTCTTTTATCCGACAGTTCAGGCTGTACAGTATGTTTTAGGAGGAGAAAGTATCTCAGAACGGTTAAAAGCGCTGGATCATTTCAATCCGGATTCGGTTTTAATTAAAAATGAACTCATTGCAGTTCAGGGTTATACATCAATAAACAGCCCGATTCATGTTTACGAGGACGCTTTTAATACCATCATTTTTGGAGTTGAATTATTGCCAAAAATGAGTAATGATTTTCCGGCGGAACAAATAAACACCAGCCGATCCTGGACTGATCTGATACTTCCTCAGAATACGTTAAATGAGCTTCAGACTATTGAAGCCTGGTATAATAGCAGCCAGATTCTTATGGAAGACTGGGGAATGGAGAAAAAACTTAAGCCTGGTTTTAGAGTGCTGTTTTACGGAGATCCGGGAACAGGAAAAACTCTTGCGGCCAGCCTTCTGGGAAAATATACGAAACGGCCTGTTTTCAGGGTTGATGTTTCTATGCTGGTCTCGAAATACATTGGGGAAACAGAAAAACAGTTGGCAAAGTTATTCGACAAAGCTGAAAATAAAAACTGGATTCTATTTTTTGACGAGGCGGATGCTATTTTCGGAAAACGGACCAATGTGCGTGATGCTCATGATAAATATGCCAATCAGGAAGTTTCTTACTTGCTGCAAAGAATAGAAACGTTTTCGGGACTTATTATTTTGGCTTCCAACTTTAAAAACAATATGGATAAAGCCTTTACGCGACGCTTTCACAGCTGTATCAAATTCAATAATCCAAAGCGAGAGGAGCGTCTGCGTATCTGGCAGCACAATTTGCCCGAACAATTACAGCTTGAAGACATTGATTTAGAAGAGATTGCCAGACGGTATGAACTTACCGGTTCTAATATTATGAACGTGATACAGGATGTAAGCTTAAAAGCCATTGCATCAAAAGCACCGGATTACAGGGTTAGCCTGGAGATGTTATTAGAAAGCATTAAAAAAGAGTACGTAAAGGAAGATAAGATATTTTCATAA